Proteins encoded within one genomic window of Terriglobus sp. TAA 43:
- a CDS encoding serine/threonine-protein kinase: MNNSAEWLLRTETIFHEIIAIDEPERSAVLEERCGDDDALLMEIRSLVVAYEAEECYQRDAAEAEQPVADEPHRIGPYAMDKLLGRGGMGAVYLAHRVDGQFQQQVAIKIIDLPLATDLFRDRFRTERQILAGLSHPYIARLLDGGVSPDGELYLAMEYIEGVSITQYCEAHALNVDQRLALFHKVCEAVQYAHQNLIVHRDLKPDNILVDADGNPHLLDFGTAKILTPLATAERDLTQAGFQTFTPRYASPEQVLGQPITIASDIYSLGVLLYVLLTGGPPYELNEFTTEEMVRVICGQEPRRPSAAGASLGKLDADVDSIVLKALRKESQERYATVDQMAADVQAYLEQRPVRARRGNRSYLAGKFVRRNKLAIGAASLLFVSVIAGAAGVAWQSRVANMQRRKAEARSEDLRQLSASLLSELDDAIKELPGSTSAQKLLVTRVLEHLDRMSADGADDQLTQLDVADGYTRIGNLQGNQYDQNIGDAVGGLASLDKAVVITEKLKTLHPNDPAVQHAYGLAEQSRGEVLFGMGRLKESVESLRHASVTFGDLALAPKATSLQMSEAATAYGGLGDVLGQTGRLSLGDSQGARDAYRASLRFQQSALQADPHSARARRSLPISMMKIGNTEFDRDPWVAKEQYQASLQAMENYPAELKKGFAYTRTYGGIARKYAAAQAETGDYAGSIKTIETYRPAMAAYVKADPTDDRALADLNAFLENEAGSYESLMNPLLNPVDANRPEHRARAIALLEQTDANYSILMKRNPHDETSKGAQADVQVRLGVLEQANGQRAQGAAKVEQGLGTLRELVQPANAPVFLLDQISTDLLRIKPLSQRDSQAEIQYALRAVALNGQKPIYRLTLAQSYRSVGDVDRAHDAARAGLSLLAPARPGEGMTRTRRLLEAELK; encoded by the coding sequence ATGAATAATTCTGCCGAGTGGTTGCTGCGCACGGAAACGATCTTCCACGAAATCATTGCAATCGATGAACCTGAACGTAGCGCAGTCCTTGAGGAGCGTTGTGGCGACGATGACGCACTGCTCATGGAAATACGCTCGTTAGTGGTCGCCTACGAGGCAGAAGAGTGCTACCAGAGAGACGCTGCTGAGGCAGAACAACCGGTCGCAGATGAGCCGCACAGAATTGGCCCATACGCCATGGACAAGCTCCTTGGCCGAGGCGGCATGGGTGCCGTGTATCTGGCTCATCGGGTAGACGGCCAGTTCCAGCAACAAGTCGCTATCAAGATAATCGACTTGCCCCTTGCAACCGATCTTTTCCGAGACAGATTTCGCACGGAGCGCCAGATCCTTGCTGGCCTGTCGCACCCGTATATTGCGCGCTTGCTCGATGGAGGCGTGAGTCCGGATGGTGAGCTGTACCTTGCGATGGAGTACATCGAAGGTGTTTCGATCACACAATACTGCGAAGCGCATGCGCTGAATGTCGATCAGAGACTCGCGTTGTTTCACAAGGTCTGCGAGGCAGTTCAGTATGCACATCAGAACCTGATCGTACATCGCGATCTGAAGCCAGACAACATCCTGGTGGATGCGGACGGTAATCCGCATCTGCTGGATTTCGGCACGGCCAAGATTCTGACGCCATTGGCGACCGCTGAGAGAGATCTGACGCAAGCTGGGTTTCAAACGTTTACCCCGCGCTACGCCAGCCCTGAGCAGGTACTGGGACAGCCAATAACGATTGCTTCCGACATCTATTCTCTTGGTGTTCTGCTGTATGTGTTGCTCACCGGTGGCCCTCCCTACGAACTGAATGAGTTCACCACGGAAGAGATGGTGCGAGTGATCTGTGGGCAGGAGCCACGAAGGCCCAGTGCGGCCGGCGCTTCTTTGGGCAAGCTTGATGCGGATGTAGACAGCATCGTGTTGAAGGCACTGCGCAAGGAATCACAAGAGCGCTATGCGACGGTCGACCAGATGGCGGCGGATGTGCAGGCGTATCTGGAGCAAAGGCCAGTCCGGGCTCGACGTGGAAACAGAAGCTACCTCGCAGGTAAGTTCGTCCGTCGCAATAAGCTTGCTATCGGAGCAGCCAGCCTGCTGTTTGTCAGCGTGATCGCGGGTGCTGCGGGAGTGGCATGGCAGTCTCGCGTAGCCAATATGCAACGACGCAAGGCAGAAGCCCGGTCTGAGGATCTGCGCCAGCTCAGCGCCAGTCTCTTGTCTGAGCTAGACGATGCGATCAAGGAATTGCCAGGATCGACGTCCGCACAAAAGCTGCTGGTGACGCGTGTGTTGGAACACCTGGATCGTATGTCGGCAGACGGTGCTGACGATCAATTGACGCAGCTTGATGTGGCGGATGGCTACACAAGGATCGGCAATCTACAGGGCAATCAATATGACCAGAACATTGGTGATGCAGTAGGTGGGCTCGCGAGTCTTGACAAGGCCGTGGTGATCACGGAGAAGCTCAAGACGTTGCATCCCAACGATCCTGCTGTGCAACATGCCTACGGGTTGGCAGAGCAGTCACGAGGAGAAGTCCTGTTCGGTATGGGACGCCTCAAGGAATCGGTTGAGTCCTTGCGCCATGCCAGTGTCACCTTCGGCGATCTCGCGCTTGCACCCAAAGCGACATCGTTGCAGATGAGCGAAGCTGCCACTGCTTACGGTGGGTTGGGCGACGTGTTGGGACAGACAGGGCGCTTGAGTCTGGGAGACTCACAAGGTGCGCGGGACGCCTATCGTGCTTCTCTTCGCTTTCAACAGAGCGCTCTTCAGGCTGATCCGCACTCTGCGCGGGCGCGCCGCAGTCTTCCCATTTCGATGATGAAGATAGGCAACACAGAATTTGACCGCGACCCGTGGGTAGCCAAGGAGCAATACCAGGCCAGCCTGCAGGCAATGGAGAACTATCCCGCGGAGTTGAAAAAAGGATTTGCCTACACGCGCACATACGGTGGAATCGCGCGCAAATATGCAGCAGCACAGGCGGAAACCGGCGATTATGCCGGCTCAATCAAAACAATAGAGACATATCGCCCCGCGATGGCTGCATACGTGAAAGCCGACCCGACAGATGATCGGGCGCTGGCGGACCTGAATGCCTTTCTGGAAAACGAAGCGGGTTCCTACGAATCGCTAATGAATCCGTTGCTTAATCCCGTCGATGCGAATCGCCCAGAGCATCGAGCACGTGCGATCGCCTTATTGGAACAAACGGATGCAAACTACTCGATTCTGATGAAGCGGAACCCGCATGACGAAACATCGAAGGGAGCTCAGGCAGATGTCCAAGTGCGCCTCGGCGTTCTGGAGCAGGCAAATGGACAACGGGCGCAAGGCGCAGCCAAAGTAGAGCAAGGCTTGGGAACATTGCGTGAGTTGGTTCAGCCTGCCAACGCTCCCGTGTTCCTTCTGGATCAGATTTCGACGGATCTGCTTCGGATCAAACCCCTTTCGCAACGAGATTCGCAGGCAGAGATTCAGTACGCACTGCGAGCCGTTGCTCTGAATGGGCAGAAGCCGATTTATCGCCTCACTCTGGCGCAGTCCTATCGCTCCGTCGGCGATGTGGACAGGGCACATGACGCAGCTCGGGCAGGTTTGTCCCTGCTCGCTCCGGCACGCCCAGGTGAAGGAATGACGCGCACCCGGCGTCTTCTGGAAGCTGAATTGAAGTAG
- a CDS encoding ECF-type sigma factor, producing MKAVPGEITQLLIKWKDGEPQAFEELMPLVYPHLREVAAAYVRRERTPGLMQATALVHELYLRLLSENRAVLEDRVHFYTFSAKVMRLILIDHARGNKAQRRGGGLQHVPLSDDMLWVDVGSPEILQLSIALEELQLVDAYKVQLVELRFFLGCTAEETASLLQVSKATVDRDLRFVKAWLYRRLYPETVAATTAE from the coding sequence ATGAAGGCGGTACCGGGCGAGATTACGCAGCTGCTCATTAAGTGGAAAGACGGCGAACCTCAGGCATTTGAAGAGTTGATGCCGCTGGTTTACCCGCACCTCCGAGAGGTCGCGGCCGCTTACGTTCGTCGTGAGCGAACACCCGGATTGATGCAGGCAACGGCGCTGGTTCACGAGCTCTATCTGCGCTTGCTGAGCGAGAACCGGGCGGTGCTGGAAGACCGTGTGCATTTCTATACTTTTTCCGCCAAGGTCATGCGCCTCATCCTGATTGATCATGCCCGGGGTAACAAGGCGCAACGGCGCGGAGGTGGTCTGCAACATGTGCCGTTGAGTGACGACATGCTCTGGGTGGATGTCGGTAGCCCTGAGATTCTCCAGCTCTCTATCGCGTTAGAAGAACTGCAACTGGTGGATGCCTACAAAGTGCAACTCGTCGAGTTGCGCTTCTTTCTTGGTTGCACCGCAGAAGAGACCGCCAGCTTGTTGCAGGTGTCGAAGGCGACGGTTGATCGCGATCTACGCTTTGTGAAGGCCTGGTTATATCGCCGACTGTACCCGGAGACCGTAGCGGCCACAACTGCGGAATGA